GCGACGATGCTTCCTGCGTCAACCGGCCAGCCTGGACGGCCAGCTCGCTGCGCAGAGTTTCTTCTTTTTTCAGCTGTCCTTCAAGACGGTCGCGCTCTTCGCTGGCACGGCGCGCGGCGAATTCGCTCTCGCTCTTTTCCGCGTTCAGCGCCATCTCGCGGCGCAGCGCGTCGTCGAGGCGCGGCGTCAGCTCTTCCAACTCGTCGTTCAGCTCGCCGCGGCGCCGCGCGTACTCGCTGCCCTGCGCGCGGAGGCGTTCGAGGGCGTTTTTCCACAACGACGCCCAGCGTTCCGCCGACTCGAGGCGCGAACCGGTCTCTTCGTGCTTTCGATCGAGCGTTTCAAGACGCGTTTCTTCGCTGCAGCGCCGGTAATGGTACAAAACGCGGCGCAGGTCTTCGAGACGCTCCTGATAGTCTTTGGCCTTGCGCGCGTTCTGGAGATCCGGCGCGATCTCTTCGCGGCGCGCCCGCAGCTCGCCCATCAGCGTGTGCAGACGCAGCAGCTCGTCGCCGGACTGCTTCAGCTCGTCAAGAGCGCCGTCGCGCTTTTTACGATACAGGTCGATGCCGAAAAGCTCTTCCAGCTGCAGGCGGCGCTGGAACGGCTTCTGCAGGACGGCCGCGCCCACTTCGCCCTGGCCGATGAAGGCCGAACGGTCGCCCTCGAGGCGCCACTGCTGTTTGAACTGCGTCAAATCCTGGATGCGCATGCGGGCGCCGTTCACGTAAAGCGTGCCGCCCGAGGCGTCGAGATGGCGGCGCAGGCTGCCATGGGCGCCGCCGTCGTTGAGATCCAGCGTCACGTCGGTCTCGGCCGCCTCGGAAAGGCCGGCCGATCCCTGAAAGATCAGGTCGCTCTGGCGGGTGATGCGCAAACGGGCCGCGCCGCTCTCGCCGAGGACCCAGCGCAGGCCGTCCAAAATATTGCTCTTGCCGCTGCCGTTCGGCCCCACGATGGCCGTGAAGCCCGGCGCGAAAGGAAGCTCGTGCGTGCCGCCAAAGCTCTTGAAATTTTTAAGGGTCAGTCGTTCGATAAACAACGCTGGTATCTCCTCTGCTGCGCATCAGTTCGACGCGCGATTCTACGCTGCTCAGCGAGCCCTGCAGGTCGAGACGGAATTTCTCCAGCGGCATGCCCGGCCGCCCGCGCAGGAAAATTTTCCGGCCGAACGTCTCCTCCCACAGACTCAGATAGACCTGCGCCGCGTAAGCCGCCACCGATTCGTTGACGTCCACGAGCACGGCCTCGGCGCGGCCGGAAAGGAAGACCTTGCGGATGAAGCGCTTCAGCATCAGCGCCAGCGAATCCTCCTTCAGCACCCGCGAGCCGGAGCCGCAGAGCGGGCAGGGACGCGTCAGCACCGATCTCAGATCGGCCCGCGCGCGCTTGCGCGTCATCTCCACCAGGCCAAGCTGCGAGATCCCGTAGACGCGCACGCGGCAGCGATCCGCCGCGAAAACTTCGTCCAGCTTCGCCAGCAGCGCTTTTCTGTCCCCTTCCGGCTCCATGTCGATGAAGTCGACGACGACGATGCCGCCGATGGCGCGCAGCTTCAGCTGCCAGGCGATCTCTTCGGCCGCTTCGAGGTTGGTGGCCAGCACCGTCTCGCGCAAATTGTGCCCGCCGGTGTACTTGCCCGTGTTCACGTCGATCACCGTCAACGCTTCCGTCTGATCGACGACGAGATAGGCGCCGGACTTGAGCCAGACTTTATTGTCCAGCAGCGCGTCGATTTCCTTTTCGACGTCGTAGTACTCGAACAGCGGGATGTTGCTGCGGTGGAAGCCCAGCGCCGGCGTTTTCTCCGCGGCGCTGTAGCGCTGCAGGTAATCGGCGACGCGGTCGTACTCCTCCTGATTGTCGACGACGATCTGCGACACTTCGGAGCTCAGCTCGTCACGCAGCACGCGCCCGACCAGCCCCATGTCCTTGTACAGCAGGCAGGGCGCCGTCTGCTTGGCGGCGTTGTCCTCGATGTCGTGCCAGAGCGTCTTGAGCCGCTCGAAATCGTCGGCCAGAGCGTCGGCGTCCACGCCTTCCGAAGCCGTGCGCAGGATCACGCCGTAACCGGCCGTGTCCAAGGCGCGGATCGTCTCCTTGAGACGGGCCCGCTCCTCTTCCTTGACGATACGTTTGGACACGCCCACGTCGCGGCCGCCGGGCACGAGCACGAGATAGCGCCCGGGCAGCGAAATGCGCGCGGTCACGCGGGCCCCTTTGTTCTTGCGCGCCGTCTTGACAACCTGCACCAGCACTTCGCCGTTTTGCTGCACTTTCACGCCGCGCGCGTCGTTCAGATAAAGGAAGCCGTTCCGCCCGTCGCCGAGGCCGACGAAGGCGGCGTTCATGCCGGGCAGAACGCTTTCCACGCGCGCTTTGTATATTTCCCCGCTCTTCTGGCATTCCCACATCCGTTCGACGAAGAGCTCGCTCAAACGACCGTTTTCCACGATCGCGACGCGGGCTTCTTCCGGGTCGATGGTGTTCGCCAGGATGAGTATATCCGGCTGGTTCATGTCCACGCCTCCGAAAACATTTGATTTCTATCGAAAAATCGCTCGAGACAACGGTCGCCGTCGGATTTTTCCCGTTTCTTCGCGGCAGCCCTTGTTTCCCGTCGTCTACAGCAGCGGCGCGATCTCGCCCTTGTCGGCGCGCCAGCGTCCCAGACGGAGCCGGGCGATACAGACCTCCGGCCAGCCGGAAATCGCTTCGCGGGCGATCAGCGCCTTGACGAGCGCGCCGGGACCGGTCTGCGACGGATCGTGCATGACCAGTTCAAGACCGTCGCCGCATTCGCGCAGCGCCAGCAGCGTCTCCGCGCCGAACTCCTCCGAGAGGACGCGCTTCACCTCCGCCAGCTTGTCCATATCGCGCGGGCAGAGCCAGTACGAAGCAGCGTCAAAACACTTGTTCAGCGACATGGCGTCGGGCGCGATGCGGGCGGCCCTGAGGAAACGGAACCCCGTCGGCGCCTGGGCGTTCATTTTTTCCAGCGCTTCCTCGGGCGGGACGTTCTCATCGAACCAGATCTCCGCCGCTTCGCAGAGCGAAATCACGCCCACCGGCAGCGCCGGTCCCATGACGATGTGCGGATGGGGCGACATGCCCTGCGTCAGGGCGACTTTCAGTCCGGCGCGGCGGGCGATACGCCCGAAAAGCTGCGGCAGTTCCACGTGGCGCACGAAGCAGGCGAAGTCCCGCTTCTCGAAGATCATGCGGAGGCGGCTCATGCGTTCGCCGCGCTCCACTCACAGCCGCGCCGCTCCCAGCCGCAGGCGTTGCAGCCGAAAGACCGGCAGTCGCGGGTGACCTTCGCTTCCCGCGCGCGGCGGTATTCGCGCAGCAAAAACGATTTGGACACGCCGGTGTCGATATGGTCCCACGGGAACGCCTCGTCTTCGGCGCGCGTACGCTGGGCGTACCACGCCGGATCGACGCCGGCCCGGGCGAACGCTTCCATCCAGCGTTCGAGACTGAACGTCTCGCTCCAGCTGTCGAAGCGCTCGCCCAGCCGCCACGCTTCGAGGATCGCGCGGCCGACGCGGCGGTCGCCGCGGGCCAGCACGCCCTCGATGAAAGACTGTTCCGACTCGTGATATTTGAAGCTGATCGCCCGCGACCTGATCTGTTTCTTCATGAAAGCGCCCTTGCGCGCCAGTTCCTCGCGCGTGTTCTGCGCCACCCACTGGAACGGCGTGTGTCCCTTCGGCACGAAGCCGGCCACGGACACGTTGATCGCCGCACGCTTGCTGTAGCGCCGGCCGATCGACGCGGCGCGCTCGGACAGTTCGACGATGCCCCGCAGATCGTCGTCGGTCTCCGTCGGCAGCCCCATCATGAAGTAGAGCTTGATCTTCTGCCAGCCGTGTTCGAACGCCGCGTTCAGCGCCGCGTCGAGATCGGCCTCGGTCACGCCCTTGTTGATCACGTCGCGCATGCGCTGCGAACCGGCTTCGGGCGCCAGCGTCAGACCGCCCTTCTTCATCGCTTCCAGCCCGGCCGCCAGGCCGACGGAAAAATTATCGACGCGCAAACTCGGCAGGCTGACCTTGATGCCATCGTCGTGAAGGTTCGCCAGCGACTGGAGCAGCGTTCCGATCTGCGGATAATCGCAGCTGGCCAGCGAGACCAGACTACACTCTTCCCAACCCGTCTGACGGATCAGCGCGCGGATGCACTCGTCGACGACCTGCGGGCTGCGCTCGCGGATGGGCCGGTAGATCATGCCCGCCTGGCAGAAACGGCAGCCGCGCGAACAGCCGCGGAACAGTTCCACCGCCACGCGGTCATGGATGATGCCCGACGCGGGAACGATCATGTCCCGCGGCGCGATCGCGTCCATGTCGCGGCAGATCAGGCGCTTCCGCGGCAACGGAAACTCCGAGGCGAAGTGCGTCCCCGCCTCGTCGTAAGTACACGACACCAGCGCCGGCACATACGTGCCGTCCAATTCGGCCGCGGCGCGCAACCGCTCGATCCGCGGCCGTCCTTTCGTCTTTTTCAGCAGATCGAACAGCGGCGGATTGACGACTTCGCCGTCGCCGAGGCAGAAAATGTCGATGAAATCCGCCAAAGGCTCCGGCACCAGCGCCGCCGGTCCGCCGGCCATGACGATCGGATCGCCGTCCGCCCGGCGGGATGCCAGCAGCGGCACGCCGCCCAGATCGAGCATGGTGAGGATGTTCGTAAAGCTCATTTCGTGCTGGAGCGTAAAGCCCAGCCCGTCGAAATCTTTCAGCGCCCGCCCCGACTCCACCGACCCCAGAGGCAGCCGCGCTTCGCGCAGCGACTGCTCCATGTCGATCCACGGACAGTAGGCGCGTTCCGCGTCGACGCCGTCCATGTTTTTCGTACGGGGATAGAGCAGCTGAAATCCGAGATAGCTCATGCCCACCTCGTACACGTCGGGGAAACAGAAGCACAGGCGAAAATCGGCGTTTTCCTTCGGCTTCGTGCGCCCCCATTCGGAGCAGGCGTACCGCGACGGCCATTTCGCCCCGGCGATCAATGGCCAGCGCGGATCGTCAAATTCTTCAAATCGCAAAATCAATCATCCTCAATCGAGTAAAGAAGCTCACGGCGCGGCGGCGAAAAAAATCGCCGCGCCCTCA
This sequence is a window from Pyramidobacter sp. YE332. Protein-coding genes within it:
- a CDS encoding TIGR03936 family radical SAM-associated protein codes for the protein MERGERMSRLRMIFEKRDFACFVRHVELPQLFGRIARRAGLKVALTQGMSPHPHIVMGPALPVGVISLCEAAEIWFDENVPPEEALEKMNAQAPTGFRFLRAARIAPDAMSLNKCFDAASYWLCPRDMDKLAEVKRVLSEEFGAETLLALRECGDGLELVMHDPSQTGPGALVKALIAREAISGWPEVCIARLRLGRWRADKGEIAPLL
- a CDS encoding Rne/Rng family ribonuclease, giving the protein MNQPDILILANTIDPEEARVAIVENGRLSELFVERMWECQKSGEIYKARVESVLPGMNAAFVGLGDGRNGFLYLNDARGVKVQQNGEVLVQVVKTARKNKGARVTARISLPGRYLVLVPGGRDVGVSKRIVKEEERARLKETIRALDTAGYGVILRTASEGVDADALADDFERLKTLWHDIEDNAAKQTAPCLLYKDMGLVGRVLRDELSSEVSQIVVDNQEEYDRVADYLQRYSAAEKTPALGFHRSNIPLFEYYDVEKEIDALLDNKVWLKSGAYLVVDQTEALTVIDVNTGKYTGGHNLRETVLATNLEAAEEIAWQLKLRAIGGIVVVDFIDMEPEGDRKALLAKLDEVFAADRCRVRVYGISQLGLVEMTRKRARADLRSVLTRPCPLCGSGSRVLKEDSLALMLKRFIRKVFLSGRAEAVLVDVNESVAAYAAQVYLSLWEETFGRKIFLRGRPGMPLEKFRLDLQGSLSSVESRVELMRSRGDTSVVYRTTDP
- a CDS encoding TIGR03960 family B12-binding radical SAM protein, with the protein product MRFEEFDDPRWPLIAGAKWPSRYACSEWGRTKPKENADFRLCFCFPDVYEVGMSYLGFQLLYPRTKNMDGVDAERAYCPWIDMEQSLREARLPLGSVESGRALKDFDGLGFTLQHEMSFTNILTMLDLGGVPLLASRRADGDPIVMAGGPAALVPEPLADFIDIFCLGDGEVVNPPLFDLLKKTKGRPRIERLRAAAELDGTYVPALVSCTYDEAGTHFASEFPLPRKRLICRDMDAIAPRDMIVPASGIIHDRVAVELFRGCSRGCRFCQAGMIYRPIRERSPQVVDECIRALIRQTGWEECSLVSLASCDYPQIGTLLQSLANLHDDGIKVSLPSLRVDNFSVGLAAGLEAMKKGGLTLAPEAGSQRMRDVINKGVTEADLDAALNAAFEHGWQKIKLYFMMGLPTETDDDLRGIVELSERAASIGRRYSKRAAINVSVAGFVPKGHTPFQWVAQNTREELARKGAFMKKQIRSRAISFKYHESEQSFIEGVLARGDRRVGRAILEAWRLGERFDSWSETFSLERWMEAFARAGVDPAWYAQRTRAEDEAFPWDHIDTGVSKSFLLREYRRAREAKVTRDCRSFGCNACGWERRGCEWSAANA